Genomic DNA from Acidimicrobiales bacterium:
GCCCAGGACTTCGACCCTCTGGGCGATCGCGTCGAGTACCACCAGTCGGTGGGCGCGGTGTTCGACGGCGACCCCGCCACCTTCTGGCAGACCGAGCACTACGGCGACTACACGCAGCTCTTCCGCAAGGACGGCGTCGGCATCTACGTCGTCCTCAACGACCTCGCAGACCTCCGGCAGCTGAAGCTCACGACCGACAGCAGCGACTGGGTCATGGACGTCTTCGTGGCGGACGAGCCTCCGGCAGACCCGTTGAGCGCCGCCGGCGATGCCGCGATGGCCGCCTGGAGCGAACCGGTGGCGCACGTCGAGCCCGGCAAGGCCGACGAGAACCTCATCGACCTCCCCGACGGCACCCAGGGCAAGGCGGTGCTGCTGTGGTTCACCGGCGTCGGCAGCGAGCCGGTCGTCGGCGGCGAGTGGGCAGGCAAGCACATCATGACGGTCAACGAGCTCCAGGTCCTCGGCGACAGCGACAGCGGCGGCGAGGGGTAGGGCTCGGAGTGAGCGGGTGGCAGGGGCTCCCGACGACGGCGTACTGATCGCGGCGGCGCAGTCCGGCGACCCGGGTGCGCTCGACACGCTGCTGCGGCGTCACTACGACCGGATCTGGGCACTGTGCCGGCGACTCGCCGGCAACAACGCCGACGCCGAGGACGCCACGCAGGAAGCGCTGATCGCCGTCACCCGCGGGCTGCACAGCTTCGACGGGCGCGCCGCGTTCACGACGTGGTCGTACCGGGTCGCCACCAACGCCTGCCTCGACGAGCTGCGCCGGCGAGCCCGACGTCCGGCGCTCCACGCCGGTGACGTCTCGCCCGATGCCGTCGACCCCGCTCCCCTCCCCGACCACGTCGTCGACCGGCTCGACGTCGACGAGGCGCTCGCCCAACTGCCCGACGACTTCCGCGTCGCCGTCGTGCTGCGCGACCTCTGCGACCTCGAGTACGGCGACATCGCCGAGCTGCTGGGCCTCCCGCCGGGAACCGTGCGGTCACGCATCTCCCGGGGCCGCGCCCAGCTCGCCCGCCACCTCGGGAACCCCGACCGCTCCCCGGAACGTCCTACACCACAGCCATGACCGACCTCCCGCCCCGCGATCTGGACCAACTGGCGTCCGATCTGGTCGACGGCATCCTGCCGCCGGACGAAGCGGCGCGCCTCCGCGCCGATCCCGAGGTCGCCGCCCGGGTCGCCCGGATCGAGGCGCTGCGGGGTGCGCTGCGCGCCGTCCCGCCGGCTCCGCCGGGAGCGCTCGACCGCATGGTGGCCCGGGCGGTCGCCGCCGCGGTGGAGCCGACCCCGCCCCGGCTCCAGGCGGTGCGCCGGCCCGCCCACACGACTCCCCGACCCCTCCCTCGCTCGTCGTCGTCGTCCCGCTCGTGGCTGGTGGCGGCTGCTGCCGTGCTGGTTGCCGGCCTGGCGTTCGCGGGCCTGGCGTCGCTGGGCAGCGGCAGCGACGAGGACCAGGCGACCTCAGCGGGCGACAGCGGTGGCAGTGCCGAGACTGCGGACCCGTCTGCGGGCGTCGGCAGCGCCGAAGAGGGCGGCGAGCTGGACACGAACGCCTCCGACGACGACGCCGGGGCGGCCCCCGAGAGCGCCGACGGCGGGGCGGACGTCCAGCAGGCGCTCGGCTCGTTCAGCGATCCAGATGCGCTCGCCGACGCCGTCGCCGCTGACCAGACCCAGGCGGCATCGTCGCTCGACGACGAGCTGAGCGCGGCCGCGGACACCTGTGCGGCGCTGATGGCCCGGGGCGACACGTCACGCGGGCTGTCCACCTACGTGGCCGACGCCGAGTACCAGGGCGCCACCGTGCGGGTGCACGTCTACGAGCGCGACGGTCGGCGCCGGCTGGTGGCCACCGACCAGGCGTGCACCGACGTCGTCGACGAGCCCTTCGACCGCTGAGCCGACCGGGCTACTCGCCCGCCGTCAGCCGTGCTGCGACTCGAGCCAGCGCTCGGCGTCGATGGCCGCCATGCAGCCCGAGCCGGCGGCGGTGATCGCCTGCCGGTAGATGTGGTCCTGCACGTCGCCGCAGGCGAACACGCCCTCCACGTTGGTCGACGTGGCACCGGCGCCCAGCCCGGTCACGAGGTAGCCGGAATCCTCCATCTCCAGCTGGCCCTTGAACAGGTCGGTGTTCGGCTTGTGGCCGATCGCCACGAACAGACCGCTCACGGCCAGCGGCGACACGACGCCCGTCGTCACGTCCTGCACCTGGACGCCCGACAGCGCACCGTCGCCCTCCAACCCGTGCACCACGTTGTTCCACAGGAAGCTGATCTTCTCGTTGGCGAAGGCCCGATCCTGCATGATCTTCGACGCCCGCAGCTCCTCCCGCCGGTGGATCACCGTGACCGAGCGGGCGAACTTGGTGAGGAACAGCGCCTCCTCCAACGCCGAGTCGCCGCCGCCGGCGACGGCGATGTCGCGCTCGCGGAAGAAGAACCCGTCGCACGTGGCGCACGTCGACACGCCGTGGCCGATCAGCTCCGATTCCCGGGGGACGCCGAGCAGCAGCGCCTGCGCCCCGGTCGAGACGATGACGGTCTGCGCCCGGTAGGTGGGCTCGGCGTCGGTGGAGCCGTGGACCCAGATGCCGAACGGCCGGCGTGAGAAGTCGACCCTGGTGACCTTCTCGGTGCGCACGTCGGTGCCGAAGCGCACCGCCTGCTCCCGGAACCGACCCATCAGGTCCGGGCCCATGATCCCCTCGGGGAAGCCCGGGTAGTTCTCCACGTCGGTCGTGAGCATGAGCTGACCGCCGGGTTGGTCCGTCGACGACGACGGCTCCCCCTCGATCAGCAACGGCGCCAGGTTGGCGCGCGCCGTGTAGACGGCGGCGGTCAGGCCGGCGGGGCCCGATCCGATGATGACGACCTGGCGGATGTCGGAGCTCATGTCTTCCTCGGGTAGGCGGAGGTCTGCGCGTCGCTCAACATCAACGGGCGGCGCTCTATTCCCGCGACTCCCCCGCCTTGCGCCGGGTCCAGAGCACCAGGCCGGCGAAGGTGAAGAGCAGCCCCAGGAGGAGGTACACGGCCCATACGTGATCTTCGCCGAACACGCTGTCGGGCAGGTAGCTGTCGACGAAGCGCACCAGCGCGATCACCAGCAACACGATGGCAGCGAGGCCGACCACGGCCACGAACGTGCCGTAGATCACGGCGCGGGCGATGGTGAGGAGCGGGCCGGTGGTCTTGTCGCGGACCGTCCCGACGAAGTTCTCGATCGAGTCGGCGACCTGCGCCGGCCAGTCCTCCCCCGGCTCTTGGCCCTGGGCGAACGGAGTCATCGGTGAACCAGTCGACACCATGACTGGGCAGCGTAGTGCCAGCTCTACCGGCGGCCGGGTTGCGCGCCCTCACGGCCGGTGGCGGAACGTGCGTTCGTTTAAACTCCCCCTGGGAAGATTCGGGTGGGGCCGAGTGTTCCGTCAATCACGGTTGTTTCTCCGCAGGAAGGTCACCAACTCCATGGCAACTGCCTCCGTCACCGACGCCACCTTTGACGAGACGATCAACGGCTCGAGTGAGCCCGTCCTGGTCGACTTCTGGGCCGAGTGGTGCGGTCCTTGCAAGGCGATCGCGCCGATCCTCGATGAGATCTCCGCCGAGAACGCCGGCAAGCTGACCATCGCCAAGCTGAACGTCGACGAGAATCCCGACGTGGCGCTGCGCTTCGACGTGATGAGCATCCCGACGCTGATCCTCTTCAAGGACGGCCAGCCGCAGAAGCGCCTCGTCGGGGCGAAGGGTAAGCGTCAGCTTCTTGCTGAGCTGGAAGAGTTCCTGCCCTGACCAGGGCGTTCTGGGTTATCCCAGTTGTCCACAGGCTGGGTACAAAGTTGTGGACTGACTCGACCCCGACTTGAGGTGCACGCAGGCTCAAGTCGGGGTCGAGTCGCGTCAGCTGCCGTTCGGGCCCATGGCCCGGTAGATCCGTTCGAGGTCCTCGAGGTCGGCGAACTCGATCACGACCTTGCCCCGCTTCGGCCCCATGTCCACCCGCACCCTGGTGTCGAGCTGGTCGGAGAGCAGGTTCTCGAGCTCCAGGAGGCCTGGTGCCCGCAGCTTGGGCGTACGGGCTGCTCCGGGGCTCGTGGGGCCCTCCGAGGGGTCCGTGTGGGCCTCCTCGTTGCGCTGCCGGACCAGCTCCTCGGTGTCGCGGACGGTCAGGCCCTCGCCGGCGATGCGGCGGGCCAGCTCCTCCTGGAACACCCGATCGGGCGTGCTGAGGAGGACCTTTGCGTGACCGGCAGAAAGCCTGCCTTCCGCAACTAATTTCTGGACCTGGGGCGGCAGCTGGAAGAGCCGCAGCAGGTTGGCGACCGCACTGCGGCTCTTGCCGACGCGCTGGGCCACCTCCTCCTGCGTCAACCCGAACTCCTCGACCAGCTGCTGGTAGGCGGCCGCTTCCTCGAGGGGGTTGAGGTCGTCGCGGTGGAGGTTCTCCACCAGCGCCTGCTGCAGTGACAGCGTGTCGGTGACCTCGCGCACGATCACCGGCATCAACTGGAGGCCGGCCCGCTTGGCCGCCCGCCAGCGGCGCTCGCCGGCGATCAGCTCGTAGCGGTCGGCGGCGACCTCGCGCACCAGGATCGGCTGCAGCACACCGAGCTCCCGGATCGACGCCGTCAGGCCCGCCAGGGCCTCCTCGTCGAATTGGCTGCGGGGCTGGAACTGGTTGGGCTCGACCTGCGTGATCGGAACCTCACGGATGCCGCCCTTGCCGGTGTCGCGGCGATCCGTCGAGAGATCTCCGGGGATGAGGGCCCCGAGGCCCTTACCCAACCCTCGCCGCTCCACCGCTCACCTCCTTCGCGAGATCGCGGTAGGCGATCGAGCCGCGGGACGCGGGGTCGAAGGTGATGATCGGCTGACCGAAGGAGGGCGCCTCGCTGAGGCGGACCGTGCGCGGCACGATGCTGTTGCAGACCTTCTCGCCGAAGTGGTCGCGGACCTCCCGCACCACCTGGTCGGCGAGCTTCGTGCGGGCGTCGTACATCACGAGCACCATCGCCGACAGCTCCAGGACCGGGTTGAGGTTGCGCTGCACCAGCTGGACGTTGCGCAGCAGCTGGCCCAGACCCTCGAGTGCGTAGTACTCGCACTGGATGGGGACGATCACCTCGGTGGCGGCCGAGAGGCCGTTCACCGTGAGGAGGCCGAGCGAGGGCGGGCAGTCGATGAGGACGAAGTCGTAGTCGTCACGCACGGCTTCGAGCGCTCGACGCAGGCGGAGCTCGCGACTGAAGGCCGGGACCAGCTCGATCTCGGCGCCGGCGAGGTCGAGAGCAGCAGGAGCGACGAAGAGGTTGCGCAGTGCAGTGGCCTCGACGGCGTCCTCCAGGGGGAGGTCGTTGAGGATGACGTCGTACATGGACGTCTGCAGGTCCCGGATGTTGATCCCCAGGCCGGTGCTGGCGTTGCCCTGGGGGTCGAGGTCGATCACCAGGGTGCGATAGCCCAGCTCGGCGAGGCAGGCGCCGAGGTTCACGGCTGTC
This window encodes:
- a CDS encoding sigma-70 family RNA polymerase sigma factor, producing the protein MAGAPDDGVLIAAAQSGDPGALDTLLRRHYDRIWALCRRLAGNNADAEDATQEALIAVTRGLHSFDGRAAFTTWSYRVATNACLDELRRRARRPALHAGDVSPDAVDPAPLPDHVVDRLDVDEALAQLPDDFRVAVVLRDLCDLEYGDIAELLGLPPGTVRSRISRGRAQLARHLGNPDRSPERPTPQP
- the trxB gene encoding thioredoxin-disulfide reductase; the encoded protein is MSSDIRQVVIIGSGPAGLTAAVYTARANLAPLLIEGEPSSSTDQPGGQLMLTTDVENYPGFPEGIMGPDLMGRFREQAVRFGTDVRTEKVTRVDFSRRPFGIWVHGSTDAEPTYRAQTVIVSTGAQALLLGVPRESELIGHGVSTCATCDGFFFRERDIAVAGGGDSALEEALFLTKFARSVTVIHRREELRASKIMQDRAFANEKISFLWNNVVHGLEGDGALSGVQVQDVTTGVVSPLAVSGLFVAIGHKPNTDLFKGQLEMEDSGYLVTGLGAGATSTNVEGVFACGDVQDHIYRQAITAAGSGCMAAIDAERWLESQHG
- the trxA gene encoding thioredoxin, which codes for MATASVTDATFDETINGSSEPVLVDFWAEWCGPCKAIAPILDEISAENAGKLTIAKLNVDENPDVALRFDVMSIPTLILFKDGQPQKRLVGAKGKRQLLAELEEFLP
- a CDS encoding ParB/RepB/Spo0J family partition protein, with the translated sequence MERRGLGKGLGALIPGDLSTDRRDTGKGGIREVPITQVEPNQFQPRSQFDEEALAGLTASIRELGVLQPILVREVAADRYELIAGERRWRAAKRAGLQLMPVIVREVTDTLSLQQALVENLHRDDLNPLEEAAAYQQLVEEFGLTQEEVAQRVGKSRSAVANLLRLFQLPPQVQKLVAEGRLSAGHAKVLLSTPDRVFQEELARRIAGEGLTVRDTEELVRQRNEEAHTDPSEGPTSPGAARTPKLRAPGLLELENLLSDQLDTRVRVDMGPKRGKVVIEFADLEDLERIYRAMGPNGS
- a CDS encoding AAA family ATPase, whose amino-acid sequence is MTALTIDQDRSPDDSSPFIRPLPRTIAIANQKGGVGKTTTAVNLGACLAELGYRTLVIDLDPQGNASTGLGINIRDLQTSMYDVILNDLPLEDAVEATALRNLFVAPAALDLAGAEIELVPAFSRELRLRRALEAVRDDYDFVLIDCPPSLGLLTVNGLSAATEVIVPIQCEYYALEGLGQLLRNVQLVQRNLNPVLELSAMVLVMYDARTKLADQVVREVRDHFGEKVCNSIVPRTVRLSEAPSFGQPIITFDPASRGSIAYRDLAKEVSGGAARVG